A genome region from Hevea brasiliensis isolate MT/VB/25A 57/8 chromosome 7, ASM3005281v1, whole genome shotgun sequence includes the following:
- the LOC110662110 gene encoding 11S globulin seed storage protein Jug r 4: protein MAKPNFLFTLSLSLVVLFNGSLASRQYQQQGQCQFDRIDALEPDNRIECEAGVIESWNPNDDQFQCAGVAVVRRSIEPRGLLLPSYSNAPQLIYVVRGGGVTGVMLAGCPETFQESQQTGGSSRFQDQHQRVRRFRQGDVIAIPAGVSHWCYNDGDEPVVTVSVLDVKNKANQLDLNPRHFYLAGNPEDEFQQQYDERRDPRGAREHMGPEQGDCNNLFCGLDSRLVAEAFNVNEQLARKLQSENDYRGNVVRVEGNLQLVRPPRTQQERQEQLERERGRSPGRGSHYNGLEETFCTTRIIENIGDPSRADVFVPEAGRVSTVNSHKLPILQRLQLSASHVVLRDNAVRLPHWHLNAHSVIYAVRGQALVQVIDENGNAVFDGNVREGQVLTVPQNFAVVKRTERDVFEYVAFKTNDNAMTTDLAGPTSSVRALPVEVIANAYRVSLEDARRLKYGTQETTLTSARPRSGRWAEA from the exons ATGGCTAAGCCTAATTTCCTTTTCACCCTTTCTCTTTCCCTTGTTGTTCTCTTTAATGGCTCCCTCGCTAGCCGGCAATATCAGCAGCAAGGCCAGTGCCAATTCGATAGGATAGATGCCCTGGAACCAGATAACCGTATTGAATGCGAAGCCGGTGTAATAGAGTCTTGGAATCCCAACGACGATCAGTTCCAATGTGCTGGAGTGGCCGTTGTCAGGCGGAGCATTGAGCCCAGAGGCCTTCTATTGCCATCCTACAGCAATGCTCCTCAACTCATTTACGTAGTCAGAG GGGGAGGTGTGACTGGGGTCATGCTTGCTGGATGCCCTGAAACATTCCAGGAGTCTCAACAAACAGGAGGCAGCAGTAGGTTCCAAGACCAACACCAGAGGGTTCGTCGTTTCCGCCAGGGCGATGTCATCGCTATTCCCGCCGGAGTATCGCACTGGTGCTACAACGACGGCGATGAACCCGTTGTTACAGTTTCTGTCCTTGATGTCAAAAATAAAGCCAACCAACTTGACTTGAACCCTCGA CACTTTTATCTAGCTGGTAACCCAGAAGATGAGTTCCAGCAACAATATGATGAACGCCGCGATCCTAGAGGCGCAAGAGAGCACATGGGGCCAGAACAGGGCGATTGCAACAATCTTTTCTGTGGACTGGACTCAAGGTTAGTGGCCGAAGCTTTCAATGTCAATGAACAGCTGGCTAGGAAGCTTCAAAGTGAGAACGATTACAGAGGCAACGTTGTGAGGGTGGAAGGTAACCTTCAGCTAGTCAGGCCACCAAGAACTCAACAAGAGAGACAAGAGCAATTAGAGCGAGAGAGAGGGCGAAGCCCAGGACGAGGAAGTCACTACAATGGCCTGGAGGAAACCTTCTGCACCACGAGGATTATAGAGAACATCGGTGATCCTTCACGCGCTGACGTCTTCGTTCCAGAAGCTGGTCGTGTAAGCACCGTCAACAGCCACAAACTCCCCATTCTTCAGAGGCTCCAACTTAGCGCATCCCATGTGGTTCTCCGCGAT AATGCGGTGAGGTTACCCCACTGGCACTTGAACGCCCACAGCGTAATATACGCAGTAAGGGGTCAGGCACTGGTACAGGTGATAGATGAAAACGGCAACGCTGTCTTCGACGGAAACGTTAGGGAAGGGCAGGTGCTGACTGTGCCACAGAACTTCGCGGTGGTGAAACGGACAGAGAGGGATGTGTTCGAGTATGTGGCCTTCAAGACCAATGACAATGCCATGACCACTGATCTTGCAGGGCCTACCTCGAGCGTTAGGGCCCTGCCAGTGGAGGTGATCGCCAACGCATACCGAGTATCGCTGGAGGACGCAAGGAGGCTCAAGTATGGGACGCAAGAGACGACCTTGACAAGCGCAAGGCCTCGGTCTGGAAGGTGGGCTGAAGCATAA